The stretch of DNA TGCTGGCAATGCCGTCGCAGAGCCAGCCGAAACAGGCGCAGATCATCCAGCGACTGCAGCGGATGCAGCTGGAGGTGCAGGCGCTGCCCTCCTTTGCTCAGCTTATCGGGGAAGAGGCGCTGGTCGACAAGCTGACCCCGGTGGCGCCGCAGAATTTCCTGGGCCGCGCCACCCGCGATGTGCCCCTGCAGGAGGCCAGCGGATCTTATCAGGACCGGGTGGTGCTGGTCTCCGGCGCCGGTGGCTCCATCGGCTCCGAGCTTTGCCGTCAGGTCTTGGCCTGCCGTCCGCGCAAACTGGTGCTGTATGAGCTGTCGGAACTGGCGCTTTACACCATTCATCAGGAGCTGGAGCAGCAGGTCGAAGGCACCGGGATCACCCTGGTGCCGGTGCTCGGCTCCGTGACAGATCCGCGTCAGGTGCGCATGGTGCTGGCCCATCACGGCGTCCAGGTGGTGCTGCATGCGGCAGCGTATAAACATGTGCCCTTGGTGGAGGCCAACCCGCTGCCCGGTCTGGCCAACAATGTCTTTGGCACGCAGACGCTGGCCCGGGCCGCCGCGCGCAGCGGGGTGGAACGCTTCATCCTGATTTCCTCCGATAAGGCGGTGCGCCCGACCAATGTGATGGGCGCCTCCAAACGCATGGCGGAACTGGTGGTGCAGGATCTGGCCACCCGCAATCCCGGCACCGTTTTCACCATGGTGCGTTTTGGCAATGTCTTGGGCTCCTCGGGCTCCGTGGTGCCGCTGTTTCAGGAGCAGATCAGCCGCGGCGGGCCGGTCACCGTCACCGATCCGCGCGTCAAACGCTATTTCATGACCATCCGCGAGGCGGTGCAGCTGGTGCTGCAGGCCGGCGCCGAGGCGCTGGGGGGCGAGGTGTTTGTGCTCGACATGGGCGAGCCGATCTCAATTCTGCAGCTGGCCCGTCAGGTCATCGAAAGTGCCGGTTATTCCGTGCGGGACGACGATCACCCCGACGGCGATATCGCCATCGATATCATCGGCCTGCGGCCCGGGGAAAAAATGCAGGAAGAGCTGACCCTCAGCTCGGATCTGATCACCACCCGCCACCAGAAGATTTTCTGCGCCCGCGAAGCGGTGCTGTCGGAAATTGAGGTTGCAACCCTGATCCGGGGGCTGCGTCAGGCCGTGGCCGCCGGCGACGAACGGGTTGCGCGGGTCCTGATCAAACGCTGGGTCGAGGGCTACCGCGCCCCGGAAGAGGATCGCAAGACCTCCTGAACGCGCCTTTGATCCGCCTTGCTGGCAGGAGCAGGAGGAGCAGGGGACCTGCGACGGGGTCTTGCAGTCGGCACTATAGTTTACGGGTCACAGCCCAGCCGGCAGCGCGGGCCGGCATGGGCCGGATCGTTGATCCGCCTGCGGGTTTTGTGGTCTAACCGGGCCAACACCAGCCGCGGGGGCAGGGCGGCCGATCCGCCCTTCATTGCTCCGGCATTTCGACCAGACCACAAGCCAGACAACAAGGCAGTCCGAACCCGTGATCCCCAGTCTTCGATCTCTTCATGTGGCGCGGCTTTTGCCAATGGCCCATATGCCGGCTGCCCATATGCCGGCCGCCCGTATCCTGGCAACCTCTGTGGTCATGGCCTCGGTGGCACTCTCTGCACAGGCGCAAGACGCGCTCACCACGCCCAAACCGGAGGCACCACGCTTCAAACCGCTGCCCGCCCCCAGCCTCAATTTCTACGGCTCCCCCGGTCTGGTGGATATGCCAAGCGCGGAGATGCTGCCGGACGGGCAGTTTGCCACCACCTATTCCTGGTTTGGCGGTCAGGCGCGTTACAATCTGACCTTTCAGGCCACCCCCTGGCTCAGCGCGTCCTTCCGCTACAATGGCATCCAGACCAATGGCGCCCAGATTGGTGGGTTCAGCACCTATTACGACCGCGGCTTTGACGTGCGGCTGCGGCTCCTGCGCGAGGGGCGCTATCGCCCGGCCGTAACCCTGGGTCTGCAGGATTTTGCCGGCACCGGGATTTATGCCGGGGAATATATCGTTGCCACCAAGAATTTTGACACCCCGGCGCTCAGCCATCGCGGCGGCGCAGGACGGCTGAAGCTGACCGCAGGTCTGGGCTGGGGACGCCTGGGCTCCAACGGCTCCATCGGCAGTATCTCCGGCACCCGTCCGGGGTTTGTTGCTGGCAACACCGGGGGCAAGCTGTCCTATGATCAGTGGTTCCGCGGCGAGATGGCACCGTTTGCGGGGATCGAATGGCAGCCCAATGACCGCTGGGGGTTCAAGGCGGAATATTCCTCGGATG from Phaeobacter piscinae encodes:
- a CDS encoding polysaccharide biosynthesis protein translates to MFNLISALSRKQKSYIFLTIDLALIPLALFLTFLVLPLPGSALATLAAMLPVLPYVLALAAAVALWLGLPKVQLNAYERHAVGLTALLASITAGATAGLTLLFGPDLPPGTHVVFATTYFLCLLAARALLYQVVVAIYRRAQPRCRVLIYGAGTTGAQLAQALKAHDGIDPVAFVDDNTSLQGVTLVGLPVFPPARIAEIAEARQIKRVLLAMPSQSQPKQAQIIQRLQRMQLEVQALPSFAQLIGEEALVDKLTPVAPQNFLGRATRDVPLQEASGSYQDRVVLVSGAGGSIGSELCRQVLACRPRKLVLYELSELALYTIHQELEQQVEGTGITLVPVLGSVTDPRQVRMVLAHHGVQVVLHAAAYKHVPLVEANPLPGLANNVFGTQTLARAAARSGVERFILISSDKAVRPTNVMGASKRMAELVVQDLATRNPGTVFTMVRFGNVLGSSGSVVPLFQEQISRGGPVTVTDPRVKRYFMTIREAVQLVLQAGAEALGGEVFVLDMGEPISILQLARQVIESAGYSVRDDDHPDGDIAIDIIGLRPGEKMQEELTLSSDLITTRHQKIFCAREAVLSEIEVATLIRGLRQAVAAGDERVARVLIKRWVEGYRAPEEDRKTS